One window from the genome of Musa acuminata AAA Group cultivar baxijiao chromosome BXJ1-4, Cavendish_Baxijiao_AAA, whole genome shotgun sequence encodes:
- the LOC103980787 gene encoding hypothetical protein At1g04090 yields MEGWKWFCWSRGVPYDAVPPEPESFSLPSPIPEWPQSGAFAKGRICIGELEVVQITKFKRIWSCFSSKEKSKGAVFYEPLEIPNGFFSFGHYGQRCDQPLHGFVLVARENAEFQSVADLPALQKPLDYTLVWSSDDFTEESHVGCGYFWLPIPPEGYRALGYLVTSGPNKPSVVEVRCVRSDLTDTCEAHELMIDMETIFPELPCQVWKMRPSSRGLLGTGVSVGTFCCNTDSTSEDMLNICCLKNCDSSLKAMPNLEQMHALIKHYGPTLMFHPKEVYLPSSVSWFFEKGATLYKKGIKLGETIDSEGSNLPLGGTNDGEYWIDLPDDDRNNLVKRGNIGSAELYVHVKPALGGTFTDIAMWIFCPFNGPATIKVGMANFPLNKIGQHVGDWEHYTLRISNFTGELWSIYFSQHSGGEWIDACGLEFFGGNRAVVYSSKSGHASFPHPGNYLQGSEKLGIGVRNDTA; encoded by the exons ATGGAGGGGTGGAAGTGGTTTTGCTGGAGTCGAGGAGTCCCCTACGATGCCGTTCCTCCCGAGCCGGAGTCCTTCTCCCTCCCTTCTCCCATTCCTGAATGGCCTCAAA GTGGGGCGTTTGCTAAAGGAAGAATATGCATCGGTGAATTGGAAGTTGTACAGATTACCAAGTTTAAGCGCATTTGGAGTTGTTTCTCTTCAAAGGAGAAGAGTAAAGGAGCTGTTTTCTATGAACCCTTGGAAATACCAAATGGATTTTTCAGCTTTGGCCATTATGGTCAGCGGTGTGACCAACCTTTGCATGGTTTTGTGCTTGTGGCGAGAGAAAACGCTGAATTCCAATCGGTGGCTGATCTGCCAGCTCTTCAGAAGCCACTGGATTATACACTCGTCTGGAGTTCAGATGACTTCACAGAGGAGTCCCATGTTGGTTGTGGTTACTTCTGGCTTCCAATACCACCTGAGGGGTATCGAGCATTGGGCTACTTGGTTACCAGTGGACCCAACAAGCCCTCGGTTGTAGAAGTTAGATGCGTTCGAAGCGATCTTACAGACACATGCGAAGCCCATGAATTGATGATCGATATGGAAACGATATTTCCAGAGCTGCCCTGCCAAGTTTGGAAGATGAGACCTTCTTCTCGGGGACTGTTGGGGACAGGTGTTTCTGTTGGGACCTTCTGTTGCAATACGGACTCGACCTCTGAAGATATGTTGAACATCTGTTGTTTGAAGAACTGTGATTCTTCTCTGAAAGCAATGCCAAATTTAGAGCAGATGCATGCTCTCATCAAGCATTATGGTCCTACTCTTATGTTCCATCCAAAAGAAGTTTATTTGCCTTCATCAGTTTCATGGTTTTTCGAGAAGGGTGCTACTTTGTATAAGAAAGGTATCAAACTTGGAGAGACTATAGATTCAGAAGGTTCAAACCTCCCATTGGGGGGAACAAATGATGGGGAGTACTGGATAGATCTTCCTGATGATGATAGGAATAATCTCGTTAAGAGAGGGAACATAGGCAGTGCAGAACTTTATGTTCATGTGAAACCAGCCCTGGGAGGCACGTTCACGGACATTGCCATGTGGATCTTCTGCCCCTTCAATGGTCCTGCTACGATCAAGGTCGGGATGGCAAACTTTCCACTGAACAAAATCGGGCAGCATGTAGGCGATTGGGAGCATTACACACTTCGGATAAGCAACTTCACCGGTGAACTCTGGAGTATATATTTCTCTCAGCACAGTGGAGGGGAGTGGATCGATGCTTGTGGCTTGGAGTTCTTTGGAGGTAACAGGGCAGTCGTTTATTCCTCAAAGAGCGGCCATGCAAGCTTCCCGCACCCTGGAAACTACCTCCAAGGTTCGGAAAAGCTGGGAATTGGTGTGAGGAATGACACTGCTTGA
- the LOC103980701 gene encoding probable folate-biopterin transporter 8, chloroplastic has translation MVCLTRPSFTSIFHRTTPCLPSLHRRHHHQLPILSSNQEPRRRAARFDRKAHAIRPLASPALGSSSLTKEGTGGNGTDAGRQVLALCGFGYWVQGFRCFPWLALNFHLVHALNLSPATLQLVQNTGNLPMVAKPLLGVISDAVYIGDAHRLPYMSIGVILQLVSWGTLASIPVTGETFPTQVTCILLSNLGASFAEVATDALVAEISRTRRAGELQSYAFIALAAGAMLGNLSGGFLLLKTQEPQILFVIFALLLSAQLALSLTTKETSIYLPHISNHRLIPSSLSENLSKQFSNLITAINEESISYPLSWIVASVAVVPILSGSMFCFQTQCLKIDPAVIGLSKVIGQLVVLSAAFFYERYSKRLPMRRLICGAQILYALSLLSDLILVKQVNIKLGISNEAFVLCLSALAEAIAQFKMLPFSVMFSRLCPSGCEGSLLAFFASAMCLSSILGGIFGVGLASLIGVTSGDYSSMATGILVQFVAALVPLGWTSCIPITRNLEEMRMAKRRRRA, from the exons ATGGTTTGCCTCACGAGACCTTCCTTTACGTCAATCTTCCACAGAACCACCCCCTGTCTACCATctctccaccgccgccaccaccaccagctTCCCATCCTCAGTTCCAACCAGGAACCAAGAAGAAGAGCTGCTCGCTTTGACAGGAAAGCCCATGCCATAAGACCCTTGGCGAGCCCCGCACTCGGGTCTTCTTCGCTCACCAAGGAGGGTACAGGCGGCAACGGCACTGATGCTGGAAGGCAGGTGTTGGCCTTGTGTGGGTTCGGGTACTGGGTGCAGGGTTTCAGGTGCTTCCCATGGCTGGCCCTCAACTTCCACCTGGTTCATGCCCTCAACCTTAGCCCTGCCACACTTCAGCTGGTTCAGAACACCGGGAACCTCCCCATGGTGGCCAAGCCTCTCTTGGGTGTCATCTCTGATGCCGTCTACATCGGGGACGCTCACAGGCTCCCGTATATGTCCATTGGAG TCATATTGCAGCTTGTGTCATGGGGAACACTGGCATCGATCCCTGTCACAGGAGAAACATTTCCAACCCAAGTCACATGCATTCTACTGAGCAATCTCGGGGCATCCTTCGCGGAAGTTGCTACAGATGCTCTGGTTGCTGAAATCAGTAGAACACGGAGAGCAGGTGAACTCCAGTCTTACGCATTCATCGCTTTGGCAGCTGGAGCAATGTTAGGCAATTTGTCCGGTGGATTCCTCTTGCTGAAAACCCAAGAGCCGCAGATCCTGTTCGTCATCTTTGCACTCCTCCTCTCTGCCCAGCTTGCGCTTTCCTTGACCACGAAAGAGACGTCCATCTATCTGCCCCATATCTCGAATCATCGCCTAATCCCCAGCTCCCTATCTGAAAACCTCAGCAAGCAGTTCTCCAATCTCATCACAGCGATCAACGAGGAAAGCATCTCCTATCCTCTTTCGTGGATCGTAGCTTCGGTTGCCGTCGTTCCCATTCTCTCAGGCTCCATGTTTTGCTTCCAGACACAGTGCCTAAAGATCGATCCTGCCGTCATCGGTCTGTCGAAAGTTATCGGCCAGCTGGTGGTTCTCTCGGCGGCCTTCTTCTACGAGCGATACTCGAAGAGATTGCCGATGAGGAGACTGATATGTGGAGCACAGATCCTCTATGCTCTTTCCCTGCTCTCCGACCTGATATTGGTGAAACAAGTCAACATCAAGTTGGGCATATCGAATGAAGCTTTTGTGCTGTGCTTGTCGGCGTTAGCGGAGGCCATCGCGCAGTTTAAGATGCTGCCCTTCTCGGTTATGTTTTCGCGGCTATGCCCGTCGGGTTGCGAAGGTTCTCTCTTAGCATTCTTCGCTTCGGCGATGTGCTTGTCGTCTATACTGGGTGGAATTTTTGGCGTCGGGCTTGCCTCCTTGATTGGGGTGACCTCGGGGGATTACTCGAGCATGGCGACAGGAATTCTGGTGCAGTTCGTGGCTGCTTTAGTTCCCCTTGGGTGGACATCCTGCATACCTATCACGAGGAATCTGGAGGAGATGAGGATGgccaaaaggagaagaagagcttGA
- the LOC135652793 gene encoding large ribosomal subunit protein eL21z/eL21y-like, with product MPAGHGLRSRTRDLFSRPFRKKGYIPLTTYLRTYRIGDYVDIKVNGAVHKGMPHKFYHGRTGRVWNVTKRAIGVEINKQVGNRIIKKRIHVRVEHVQPSRCEEDFRARVKKNDQLKAEAKARGEVISTKRQPEGPKPGFMVEGATLETVTPIPYDVVNDLKGGY from the exons ATGCCAGCCGGTCACGGACTGAGGTCGAGAACGAGGGACCTCTTCTCCCGGCCCTTTCGGAAGAAGGGGTACATTCCCCTCACGACGTACCTGCGCACCTACAGGATCGGCGACTACGTCGACATCAAGGTGAACGGCGCCGTCCACAAGGGAATGCCCCACAAGTTCTACCACGGCCGCACCGGCAGGGTATGGAACGTCACCAAGCGCGCCATCGGAGTCGAGATCAACAAGCAG GTTGGCAATCGGATCATCAAGAAAAGGATTCATGTCCGAGTTGAGCATGTGCAACCATCCAGGTGCGAAGAAGATTTCCGTGCTAGGGTGAAGAAGAACGACCAACTGAAAGCAGAGGCAAAGGCACGAGGCGAAGTCATCAGCACCAAACGGCAGCCGGAAGGTCCCAAGCCTGGCTTCATGGTGGAAGGTGCCACTCTCGAGACTGTCACTCCTATTCCTTATGACGTCGTCAATGACCTCAAGGGCGGCTACTAA